A region of uncultured Draconibacterium sp. DNA encodes the following proteins:
- a CDS encoding carboxylesterase family protein — MKKTFYLIAIAIIVIMNACSQLPPEQVKVEQGIVEGTIEDGLRVFKGVPFAAPPVGDLRWKAPQPAEKWEGVKETKEFGPSPMQGGNPPAGKSEDCLYLNIWTPAMTADEKLPVLVWIYGGGFSGGATSYYDGAILANEGVILVSVAYRVNQFGFLAHPELSAESPNHVSGNYGILDQIAGLQWIQDNIAAFGGDPSKVTIFGESAGGISVSMLCASPLAKGLFSGAISQSGGSFGPTRPSTMPGENMKTLEKAEADGVEYMQNAGVSSLAELRALDADEVPSGFGMAGGWPVVDGYVIPDDQYKLYEEGKYNDVPVLIGYNSDEGASFSREKEPEQYYAGVRARYGKFADKLIEAYPAGENTVPKTARDLSRDAAFGWHTWSWARLQSETGQSDVYLYYFDQHPDYPEDSPRYGYGSPHGQDVAFVFGLNPEDQHENESDLALSEVMVDYWTNFAKYGNPNGEGVPEWPVFSNENPDVMYLKGATPFVGEVPSAASLEVLNEYFEWRRSPEGKEWVNSLE, encoded by the coding sequence ATGAAAAAAACATTCTATTTAATTGCAATCGCAATCATCGTTATTATGAATGCTTGTTCTCAACTTCCGCCCGAGCAGGTAAAAGTTGAACAGGGAATTGTAGAAGGAACCATTGAGGATGGGCTTCGGGTTTTTAAAGGAGTGCCGTTTGCTGCGCCTCCGGTAGGCGATTTGCGCTGGAAAGCACCGCAACCTGCTGAAAAGTGGGAAGGAGTAAAAGAAACCAAAGAATTTGGACCTTCACCAATGCAGGGAGGAAATCCTCCGGCTGGAAAAAGCGAAGACTGTCTGTACCTGAATATCTGGACTCCGGCAATGACGGCCGACGAAAAATTACCTGTTTTGGTTTGGATTTACGGCGGTGGTTTTAGTGGCGGAGCAACTTCGTATTACGATGGTGCTATACTGGCTAACGAGGGAGTAATTTTGGTAAGTGTTGCTTACCGTGTAAATCAATTTGGCTTTTTGGCGCACCCCGAACTGAGTGCTGAAAGCCCGAATCACGTTTCAGGAAACTACGGTATTCTCGACCAGATTGCGGGTTTACAATGGATACAGGATAATATTGCTGCTTTTGGTGGCGATCCTTCCAAGGTGACTATTTTTGGCGAATCGGCCGGAGGTATTTCTGTAAGTATGTTGTGTGCATCGCCTTTGGCAAAAGGTCTGTTTAGTGGCGCTATTTCGCAAAGTGGCGGTTCGTTTGGCCCAACCCGTCCTTCAACCATGCCGGGCGAAAATATGAAAACACTCGAAAAGGCAGAAGCTGATGGCGTGGAGTACATGCAAAATGCAGGTGTTTCCAGTCTGGCTGAACTTCGTGCTTTGGATGCCGACGAAGTGCCAAGTGGTTTTGGCATGGCCGGAGGATGGCCAGTTGTTGATGGTTATGTAATTCCCGACGATCAGTATAAACTTTACGAAGAAGGAAAATACAACGATGTGCCTGTGCTTATTGGGTACAATTCGGATGAGGGAGCAAGTTTCTCGCGCGAAAAAGAACCTGAACAATATTATGCCGGTGTAAGAGCACGATACGGTAAATTTGCCGACAAGCTGATTGAAGCTTATCCTGCGGGAGAAAACACGGTTCCTAAAACCGCACGCGACCTTTCACGCGATGCCGCTTTTGGCTGGCATACCTGGAGTTGGGCACGTTTGCAATCGGAAACCGGACAATCAGATGTGTATCTGTACTATTTCGATCAGCATCCCGATTATCCCGAAGATTCACCACGATACGGATATGGTTCGCCACACGGACAGGATGTAGCTTTTGTTTTTGGACTGAATCCGGAAGATCAACATGAGAATGAGTCAGATTTGGCACTTTCGGAAGTAATGGTTGACTACTGGACCAACTTTGCAAAATATGGTAACCCAAATGGTGAAGGAGTTCCTGAATGGCCGGTTTTCAGTAACGAAAATCCCGATGTGATGTACTTAAAAGGGGCAACCCCTTTTGTGGGAGAGGTTCCAAGCGCAGCGTCGTTAGAGGTGCTTAACGAGTATTTCGAATGGCGACGTTCGCCCGAAGGCAAAGAATGGGTAAATAGCCTTGAATAA
- a CDS encoding TAXI family TRAP transporter solute-binding subunit gives MKNLIQRSLVKLLPVALLFLLVTSFGSLWAQEDIDVGETGWAVKRPVMASACANGCPWGELGDYARDAMEPLGYSVILCRNCNRTYGPRLVSENDYPPPLDEVNLEDGVNVRVDAPVDFGVTSSAMLSAACHGKLAGKGPFKNLRLVAKIEDPFYFLIAVKKDSGIKSFDQIKKQQMPVRIMGTDGNMKAVLDFYGISPDDIKAWGGKYGVSLGEAKDGDFDIISGFLASPAMNPESSYWTSISQKYDLHFLELPDELLQTIVDKNVDAELVDAQQCLLNGLDRRIKTVGRSGEAFFIRDDAPEQAAYDLAKAIDENSGQLKWFIRIYTYDPNTVWQNFGVPLHPGAERYYREVGYLK, from the coding sequence ATGAAAAATTTAATACAAAGGTCATTGGTAAAATTATTGCCGGTGGCCTTACTTTTTCTATTGGTAACATCGTTTGGCAGCCTTTGGGCGCAGGAAGACATTGATGTTGGCGAAACCGGTTGGGCGGTTAAACGACCGGTAATGGCCTCGGCCTGTGCCAATGGTTGTCCCTGGGGAGAGCTGGGCGATTACGCACGAGATGCCATGGAACCGCTTGGGTATTCTGTAATTCTTTGCCGCAATTGTAACCGCACTTACGGGCCGCGGTTGGTATCAGAAAACGATTATCCACCTCCGCTTGACGAGGTTAATTTGGAAGACGGAGTAAATGTACGCGTTGATGCACCTGTTGATTTTGGTGTTACATCAAGTGCCATGCTAAGTGCTGCCTGTCACGGGAAGCTGGCGGGGAAAGGACCGTTTAAAAACCTGCGGCTGGTTGCCAAAATCGAGGATCCGTTCTACTTTCTGATTGCTGTAAAAAAGGATTCAGGAATTAAAAGTTTCGACCAAATAAAAAAACAGCAAATGCCTGTGCGCATAATGGGAACCGATGGAAACATGAAGGCGGTTTTAGACTTTTATGGAATTAGTCCAGACGACATTAAAGCATGGGGTGGTAAATATGGCGTTTCGCTTGGCGAGGCGAAAGATGGTGATTTTGATATTATCTCTGGTTTCCTTGCCAGTCCGGCTATGAATCCTGAATCATCATACTGGACAAGTATCAGTCAGAAATATGATTTGCATTTTCTGGAATTGCCCGATGAATTGCTTCAAACAATCGTTGACAAGAATGTTGATGCCGAGCTGGTGGATGCACAACAGTGTTTGTTAAACGGACTCGATAGAAGGATAAAAACAGTTGGTCGTTCCGGCGAAGCTTTTTTTATTCGCGATGACGCCCCGGAGCAGGCTGCTTACGATTTGGCCAAAGCAATTGATGAAAATAGCGGTCAGTTGAAATGGTTTATCCGCATTTATACCTACGACCCAAATACCGTTTGGCAAAACTTTGGCGTTCCCTTGCATCCGGGCGCAGAAAGGTATTACAGAGAAGTTGGCTACCTCAAATAA